One region of Eupeodes corollae chromosome 1, idEupCoro1.1, whole genome shotgun sequence genomic DNA includes:
- the LOC129945517 gene encoding GATA zinc finger domain-containing protein 15-like — MEAINPAERFKIIVGLINKVAEFNGDSSLLIDFLDRIDTLSHIVATFDASTQTLLLGYIRDRIVGKAKLELQKHGRLADWAQIRDILKTNFAEKLSANKLLDQIRTARVQTNIEDFYQKINTLLSRLNNSYLLNEDNNEVIITSNKRIALDAFKDNLPEPTKSIILSRNPQTLFDAYKVVTEINHQNSGPNTSVYNQFYRQTNRSSSNFNSAQRNSVPMLGNGQNNSNYRRNNDSVRHNYNAYPRNYEGTSDRQLNNNNSSNVNIRSGNIPNNNKSSNQSSQLRTNTYSNQTRRSNRSGQTHNSNSYEPMDVSLNEADSAQSSNNPNINQNENFSANRLKDFPI, encoded by the coding sequence atggaagcTATTAATCCGGCGGAAAGATTTAAGATTATTGTaggattaataaataaagtggCTGAATTCAATGGTGATAGTAGTTTACTTATTGATTTTCTGGATAGGATTGATACACTGTCTCATATTGTAGCAACGTTTGATGCAAGCACACAAACACTCCTTTTAGGTTACATAAGAGATAGAATTGTGGGAAAGGCAAAGCTTGAACTTCAAAAACATGGTAGGTTAGCAGATTGGGCGCAAATCcgagatattttaaaaacgaattttgCAGAAAAACTTTCAGCAAATAAACTCTTAGATCAAATAAGAACAGCTAGAGTTCAAACAAATATTgaggatttttatcaaaaaataaacactttatTAAGTAGACTTAATAACTCATATCTTTTAAATGAAGACAATAATGAGGTAATTATAACTTCTAATAAGAGAATAGCTCTTGATGCTTTTAAAGATAATCTTCCTGAGCCTACAAAGTCAATTATTTTAAGCAGAAACCCTCAAACACTATTCGATGCATACAAGGTGGTAACAGAAATAAACCATCAAAATTCCGGTCCCAATACGTCAGTTTATAATCAATTTTATAGACAAACGAATAGGAGCAGTTCAAATTTCAATTCGGCTCAAAGAAACAGTGTTCCTATGTTAGGAAATGGTCAAAATAATTCCAACTACAGACGAAATAATGATTCGGTAAGGCATAATTATAATGCTTACCCAAGAAATTATGAAGGAACAAGTGATAGACaactaaacaataataattcatcGAATGTTAACATAAGAAGTGGAAACATTCCAAACAATAACAAAAGTAGTAACCAATCCTCACAACTAAGAACTAATACCTATAGTAATCAAACTCGAAGGTCAAATAGGAGTGGGCAGACACATAATAGTAATAGTTACGAACCTATGGATGTCTCTTTAAATGAGGCTGATTCAGCACAATCTTCGAATAAcccaaatataaatcaaaacgaAAATTTTTCTGCAAATCGCCTAAAAGACTTCCCTATATAA